AAAGTTCGCCGGCAGCAAGTTGATCGGAATTTAACGAAATGCGATCGTCTACCTGTTCAAATGGAAATCACGTTCGACGTTGAATCGGATAGAAGCGAACTCGGCAACTCGGTCGTGCTTTCTCGGCTACGGTGAAAAGGCGAAGAGACGATTTATTAGAAACGGCTggatttgaaataatattgttgTTGTTTTTGTATCAGGTCGACGGCCATGGCGCGGAAACGGGACCGGAGCTCGACGAGGAAATGGAGAAGGTTTTCGCGATGGACACCGGAGAGAAGTTCGACGTAGCCCTGCTCGGTTCACCCTCCGAATCGGCTGGATCCGATCGAAATCGAGAACGAGGACCATCGTCGCGATATGGAGATCGCGACTTCAACCGTACGTGATCCCGCATCCTCTGAGACCTTCGTTCGTGTCGAAATGGCAtttattggcttggcaactaaatgattgcggattttgtcaataccacctgaCGCAAAACTGCAATCACTTAGCTGCAAAGCCAATACCTTACGCTGCCACGATTTCACCAGCGAAACGTACACAGCTTTTGTAGCTTTTGCACGTAACTCGCGATAGCAATAATTCATCGTTTCCGATTCCGGCACACAGAAAACAGTTacgtaaatcaatttttctcgcGGTCCAAGGTTAAAACAATACTGCTATACCGCaacattatttatacttttatataatattgccACGAGATTCTTGCGTCTTTCTATTCCTATTTTATTTCCCGGTTAATTCGTACGTGCGCCGTAAATCAAAGATGTTGTACGTAAATTTTACGGGGATTACGCGACAGTGGAACGTTAGGGCAATCGCTTAACCAAACTGCCAACACCTTTGCTCGCGTAAAAGCGTATTCGTTCGATGGTTTTATTGCAGAGCATCGGAAAAGAAGCTATCCCCATCCGCACATGCCCTTGAAAAGCCTTCATTCCAGGTCTATGCGACGACACCTTTCACCGTAAGTCATCCTCCGATAAGAGAAATCGAAATGCCTCGTTGATAACGACGGCGTCATACGTTTACGTACGAATCGTATTGCGAGCTTCGCGATTTTACTTTGAGTTAAAATAGCAATTAAGTGGCCAAGTAAAATAGTGAAGAAAATGGCGCGTGTTTCGTGTCTACAGCGAAGGATCGACGACGGAAGCTGGCCCCGAAGAAGAGAACGGCCAGGTGTTGACAGGAAATGGCGGTGGACAAGAAACGGACACGATGGACAACGGACTGTACTCGTCGAGCGTGCACAACGTGGATGAAGAGACGACCGAAGAAACGGAGAACGTAGCGAGCAGCGAGAGCGAGGCGCCGATCTCGGAGAGGGCTGCTTCCGGTATCAGCGACAGTCCCACCATTGGCAGTCCGCGAGTACAGTTCGAGAAGATCAAGGAAGAGGAGGTGCCTACCTTCAAAAGGGACGAGGTACCGAACGTCGGTGTAGCTGTGAACCACGACGAAGATCGCAAGTGTCGGAGGCATCAAAAACACGAGCACAAGTAAGTCGTAAGCATGGAATATCGATGAATTTGTAAGGTCGTAATTGTAACACAGGTAAAAGAGGctgatggaaaataaaaaggctGGATTTTGTCGAAAGGCGAACAGAGAAAAATCGACAGGGATCATCCGTTAAAACGTCGGAGGAATTGACGATAATTTGCTCGTAACAACCGATCCGCGGACGTTCTTGGCTAATTTTCATACGGCACGAAAGTCGATTCAACGTCGTCGTGTACATCGTATTTCAGCAATTACGTACACGAAAGCATCAACCGCGATGGTCCCGCGTTACCGCCAAAGAAATTAGTCGGAACGCAAACGCGACGATTTTCATATCGCATTTGTAAGCTCGGATTACTCGGTTAATAACGACCATATGTGTCATGTACTCGATGTCAACGACCAAACAAACGCCGTCCGTACCGTCCTATTTCTGTATTCTTCGGCACAGTTGCGTAGTTGTCTAGGCGCGTGCAAATTGCTGCATATATTCGCTAACTATGTACCGCACGTGTCTTTCAAATCGAGAGAAAAACCCGGACGTTAAATGCTATTGATAGGAGCGGATATTCGATTCTTTGATTAATGtatcgagaaagagagaacgcgAAGCCGGCGAGGGTGGGGACATTTCGGCGCGCTTTCAGCGTTAGACGGTTCTATGACATAATATTTAGCGGAAGGAATCGCGAACCAATTTGCAATTATTGTCTAATGCCATGGCCTTCAGCCAGAGTTTCACGCAGACTTTGCGAGCGCCCAACAACAGTCTGTTGCTTGAGGCCACTGTCTTCGTGCTGTTCTAATTAATCCGATCGCGTCTTCGTCTCACGGTGACCGCAGTGCTACGTATGTAACgatctcttctttcttccgtcATGTCCTTGGGTTTCGATTATCGTCCGGACCGCTACACCCTGCACATCGATCGTGtggaacaaataaaaaagtacTTGTTTGAGTTTCCGTTAACATACGATAGACGTGCGTGCGAACGCTTCGGCACATCTCATCGATTTTCTAGTCAGATCTCAtcaatatatatgtgtacatatatatagtacagCGCTATTAAAGATTCTCAGCGTTTCGAATACTCTGCAGAAACGCAGTTTACACGTGTCACAATCACGCACCCACTCTTTAAATGTCAGGTGATGAATACTTGTCCCGCAACTAACGCTTGCTCTTGATTTGTGTCGATGACGAGACAGACCAACTGCCAGCACAAAGCACGAAAACAGTTCTGGCACGCGTACTCCGAGTTAACGAAATAGATTCGTAGCTGCGCTCGTCTCTTGACGAAACATAAATCACATTTGCTCTAACCCTGACCGACGATCGCGATATAACAGCAGCGCACATGCGACGCAGTCGTCACCGATGGCGGCAGAACGTAACGAATTGGTCGAATTGTACGTTGCAGAAGACATCATCACAAGTCGCGCAAGTACTCGCTCCAAGAGGACCCGCAATGGAGGAAGCGATCGGGAGCCGGCCTCCCGGATGGCTCGAGCGTGTTCACCAGGAGAGTGAGCGTGCAACCGGAGGAGGCGAGCACCCTGCAGGAATTGGACATCGACGACCTGGAGTCGCACAGAAGCGACGATCCGCGGGGAATGAGGCGGCACAAGGCTGCCCATTCGACGGTGCAGATCGGCCGGAAAAAGGAAGGCGGCATACCTCACGATACCTTCAAGAAGATGTACGACCATTCGCCTCACGAGGTGTTCGTTCAGCTGGACGAACTGTACGGAATGGGCGAGGAAAGGGAATGGAGAGAAACAGCTCGGTGGATCAAATACGAGGAAGACGTCGAGGAAGGCGCGGACAGATGGGGCAGGCCCCACGTAGCCTCCTTGAGCTTCCACTCTCTGCTGAATCTGCGTAGATGCCTGGAGACCGGCGTGGTCCTTCTGGATCTCGAGGAGAAGGATCTCCCCGGTCTGGCGTATAGGGTAGTCGAGCAAATGGTAATCGAGGAGCTGATTCTAGCGGAGGATAGGCCGGTAGTGATGAGAGCTCTGCTTCTCAGGCACAGGCACGTTCACGATCACGATCGTGGCTTCCGATTTGGCGGCAAACGCAACTATTCCAGCTACACCAGTCTACAGGTAATTGTTCCCGCCACCAGAATCTCCTTTTCACGTTATACTCGTGCGAGCTGCTCGAACACGGTCGCTCTTAAACGATACGTAATAATAACCGTGCGCCTTGTCTCTAGTGTACCTTGTCTATCGTGTACGGTTCTCGATGTTCGTTTCGTGTTCCGTGATCGAGACCCGAACGATCGTAGCCAttaggaaaaagagaagatacTAATCGCAGCGTTATCGTACGAACGCGTGTTCTAACGTTTCAAAGTCAATAGATCGCTTCTAGCTGCAATATTAACGTGCTTGCTCGATGAACTTTAAGCTGTGATATTACTAAAGTTTCCGctatataaataatcgaaCGTTGCTAAAGAAACTTTATATCGTGAGAAATAATCAATAGAAATTCGTAGAAGCGGCAGGCCTGACTGACCGTGTGCCCTAATGTTGTTTCCACAGTCCGTCTGTCTGGAGGAAGAGGACGCTGAACGGGAAGCCTCTGAGAACCATGTAACCCAACATGTAAATCTCTCGTTTCCCGACTTACAAACGCAGAATTTTCAACCTTTATCGCTAGTTTACGGCTTGCCCACCATCgatcatatatataataatatatatatatatatatacatacatatactatACTTTGTATTCTACGTACCGATATTTACGCATTAACATCTTTCGGCATGAACTTACAGGGGAAATGAGTGTGTCTTCCCAATTTTTTCTCGCCGCTTCCCTATCTTCTCCCGTCTGATCATGTGCATCGAGAAAACGTCTCACACGCGGATGCACATGTATATTACGCGGGAGAAATCGTGTCAATGTCCATTTTCATAGATGGCAGAGTATCGATCGCGGCTCGTAAATAACGTTTCGTATTGTTTACGCGTATAAGCGGTAACGCCAATTAGTTTTAGGGAGGATGTCGTAGGAGAATGGCATCTCGCCGTTTAACTCGTAGAACTCTACCTTATTCCGTACGATTTGTATTTAGCGCAACACCTGTAAGTCCATGGGTATATATGTCGTCCCTCCATTGGCTTgcgattctttctttttttttttttttcttttttttcctctcacACTTACGTTCGTCGTTCACAACGAGCTTTCTCAATATCCTTCTTTTGGTATTTCGAATACCAAACGTGGATACACTGTTGACACACACAGAGCCAGGACGGTGTAACCATCGTACGCTTGGTCGTTACGTACCGATTGCACTTTCATTCATTGGCATTTCACTTTTCAGATCGATGCTACTTCTCTTTATTCtgttttcttcctctttagtaatcttttctttattttttgtttttttttttttttaattcttgccTTCTTCGTTCGGTATGTGTTTCCTTTGTGTCGTTATTGCATTACGTAGAACTGTTTAATGGTCCCTTTTACGATTTTGTTCGTTTCTGTACGGATTCTCGCTTAGTATAATACATACCTCTTGAACTTTAAGTAGCATTTTATCCTACGGTATGTATCTCGGATTGTCTGTCAGGGTGTCTGCGATTTTTCCTCGAGCTTAAAACAGAGGCGGAGGGAATGGAACTCGGTACGCGATCCGACAGATCGTTTTGTTAATTGGAAAAGGAAAGGACGATCGCGTAGAACACGTCATCCGCCTCTGCGCGAGGAAAATTCTCTCTCGCTTGTCCGATTAGGGACGGAAATCCTTTTTTTTGAAAACCTCTGCCTGGTCCAAACGCATCGTATGCATACACTGCAAGTGGCCGGGACGTTGTTCGAACGATTGTAACTTGTGTTCCCGTTCCATGTAGAACCTGAACGACACGAAACCAAAGATCGTATCGTCGAACTTGGCCTTGGACAGCAACCACACGGTGGTCGATATGAAGGAGGAGTTGACGTACACGAGCAGCAACGAGGACTTGAAAAAGAGTCACAACGACTACATCTTGAAGAGGATCCCGGCTGGCGCCGAGGCGACGGTCGTGCTGGTCGGCGCGGTCGACTTTCTGGACCAACCAACGATCGCGTTCGTCAGGCTCGCCGAGGGTGTGTTCATTCCATCGATCACGGAAGTCACGATACCAGTAAGATTCATGTTCACGTTGCTGGGGCCGAGGAACGCTGACCTAGATTATCACGAAATCGGTAGATCGATCGCCACGCTGATGGCCAATACGTCGTTCCATAAAGTCGCGTACAAAGCAAACGAGAGACGCGAGCTTCTGTCCGCGATCAATGAATTCCTAGACGACTCGATCGTTCTGCCTCCTGGAGATTGGGAGAGACAGGCGTTGTTACCTTTTAACGAGCTGAAGGCGAAGAGCGAAGCCATCAGGAAACGGAAGGCCAAAGCGCTCGAGGACAAGACCAAACAGATTCAGAACGAGATGGCTGTGAAGAAAGGTAAGACGACTTTAACGCTCGACCAACGAGATCCAgcgaaaaagaataataagcACGCGTGATTTATCTGCGTGATTTGTTTGCACAGTTCTTCTTGCCggcgaagaagagaagaaacctCCCGATGACGACGATCCGCTTCGAAGAACCAGACGTCCGTTCGGTTGCCTCATCAACGATATCAAGAGACGCTATCCTTACTATCTGTCTGATTTCACCGATGGCTTGAGTTCGTCTTGCCTCGCAGCGGCTATCTTCATGTACTTTGCAGCCCTCTGCACGGCCATCACGTTCGGTGGCTTGATGAGCGACaagacgcacaacgttattGGCATCTCCGAGACATTGATTTCTGGCTCGTGGACCGGCGTGGTGATGGCTTTGTTCTCCACTCAGCCACTGGTCATCATCGGCACGACCGGCCCCTTGTTGCTCTTCGACGAAAGCTTGTACAATTTTTGTCTCGCGAACGGGCTAGAATTCTTGACCGTGAGAGTCTACGTCGGTGCATGGATGGGCATCATAGCCTTGGCGATTGCCTGCGTGGAGGGATCCGTGCTGGTCAGACTCTTCACCCGGTTCACCGAGGAGATCTTCACGGGCTTAATCTCTATTctttatatcgttgaaacgtttaTCAAATTGTA
The DNA window shown above is from Bombus pyrosoma isolate SC7728 linkage group LG7, ASM1482585v1, whole genome shotgun sequence and carries:
- the LOC122569536 gene encoding band 3 anion transport protein isoform X5, translated to MDNTKRKLSFLGFGKRVSVDGHGAETGPELDEEMEKVFAMDTGEKFDVALLGSPSESAGSDRNRERGPSSRYGDRDFNQHRKRSYPHPHMPLKSLHSRSMRRHLSPEGSTTEAGPEEENGQVLTGNGGGQETDTMDNGLYSSSVHNVDEETTEETENVASSESEAPISERAASGISDSPTIGSPRVQFEKIKEEEVPTFKRDEVPNVGVAVNHDEDRKCRRHQKHEHKRHHHKSRKYSLQEDPQWRKRSGAGLPDGSSVFTRRVSVQPEEASTLQELDIDDLESHRSDDPRGMRRHKAAHSTVQIGRKKEGGIPHDTFKKMYDHSPHEVFVQLDELYGMGEEREWRETARWIKYEEDVEEGADRWGRPHVASLSFHSLLNLRRCLETGVVLLDLEEKDLPGLAYRVVEQMVIEELILAEDRPVVMRALLLRHRHVHDHDRGFRFGGKRNYSSYTSLQSVCLEEEDAEREASENHVTQHNLNDTKPKIVSSNLALDSNHTVVDMKEELTYTSSNEDLKKSHNDYILKRIPAGAEATVVLVGAVDFLDQPTIAFVRLAEGVFIPSITEVTIPVRFMFTLLGPRNADLDYHEIGRSIATLMANTSFHKVAYKANERRELLSAINEFLDDSIVLPPGDWERQALLPFNELKAKSEAIRKRKAKALEDKTKQIQNEMAVKKVLLAGEEEKKPPDDDDPLRRTRRPFGCLINDIKRRYPYYLSDFTDGLSSSCLAAAIFMYFAALCTAITFGGLMSDKTHNVIGISETLISGSWTGVVMALFSTQPLVIIGTTGPLLLFDESLYNFCLANGLEFLTVRVYVGAWMGIIALAIACVEGSVLVRLFTRFTEEIFTGLISILYIVETFIKLYNYFVKNPLLDEYSFIPETNETFYEDLNVTEIKVVSPKTGEIISITSDKPQTLIPSHNAAGLLMNQPNTALMCTILCLGTFLGAYYLRIFRNSHYLGRSARRAFGDFGVPISIVVFALIDYLAKVKTEKLLVPEGLTPTMPNRDWIVSPAGIHKPIPLWMAMACIVPALLVYILVFMETQISELIIDKKERKLRKGNGYHMDIVVVCLMNVGCGLMGAPWCCAASVRSLTHVSAVTVMSRTHAPGDKPHIVEVKEQRVSALLVAVLIGISVLMAPLLRRVPMSVLLGVFLYMGISSTNGVQLFDRVKLFFMPVKHHGTANYVRRVQTYKMHIFTLVQILCLAILWIVKSTRAALALPFFLILMIPLRAQMRHFFTAAELRALDSKGSEHESTEDEPDFYEEAPLPG
- the LOC122569536 gene encoding anion exchange protein 2 isoform X8, coding for MLLRICLPKEDPFDGNSSRTHQGRRPWRGNGTGARRGNGEGFRDGHRREVRRSPARFTLRIGWIRSKSRTRTIVAIWRSRLQPEGSTTEAGPEEENGQVLTGNGGGQETDTMDNGLYSSSVHNVDEETTEETENVASSESEAPISERAASGISDSPTIGSPRVQFEKIKEEEVPTFKRDEVPNVGVAVNHDEDRKCRRHQKHEHKRHHHKSRKYSLQEDPQWRKRSGAGLPDGSSVFTRRVSVQPEEASTLQELDIDDLESHRSDDPRGMRRHKAAHSTVQIGRKKEGGIPHDTFKKMYDHSPHEVFVQLDELYGMGEEREWRETARWIKYEEDVEEGADRWGRPHVASLSFHSLLNLRRCLETGVVLLDLEEKDLPGLAYRVVEQMVIEELILAEDRPVVMRALLLRHRHVHDHDRGFRFGGKRNYSSYTSLQSVCLEEEDAEREASENHVTQHNLNDTKPKIVSSNLALDSNHTVVDMKEELTYTSSNEDLKKSHNDYILKRIPAGAEATVVLVGAVDFLDQPTIAFVRLAEGVFIPSITEVTIPVRFMFTLLGPRNADLDYHEIGRSIATLMANTSFHKVAYKANERRELLSAINEFLDDSIVLPPGDWERQALLPFNELKAKSEAIRKRKAKALEDKTKQIQNEMAVKKVLLAGEEEKKPPDDDDPLRRTRRPFGCLINDIKRRYPYYLSDFTDGLSSSCLAAAIFMYFAALCTAITFGGLMSDKTHNVIGISETLISGSWTGVVMALFSTQPLVIIGTTGPLLLFDESLYNFCLANGLEFLTVRVYVGAWMGIIALAIACVEGSVLVRLFTRFTEEIFTGLISILYIVETFIKLYNYFVKNPLLDEYSFIPETNETFYEDLNVTEIKVVSPKTGEIISITSDKPQTLIPSHNAAGLLMNQPNTALMCTILCLGTFLGAYYLRIFRNSHYLGRSARRAFGDFGVPISIVVFALIDYLAKVKTEKLLVPEGLTPTMPNRDWIVSPAGIHKPIPLWMAMACIVPALLVYILVFMETQISELIIDKKERKLRKGNGYHMDIVVVCLMNVGCGLMGAPWCCAASVRSLTHVSAVTVMSRTHAPGDKPHIVEVKEQRVSALLVAVLIGISVLMAPLLRRVPMSVLLGVFLYMGISSTNGVQLFDRVKLFFMPVKHHGTANYVRRVQTYKMHIFTLVQILCLAILWIVKSTRAALALPFFLILMIPLRAQMRHFFTAAELRALDSKGSEHESTEDEPDFYEEAPLPG
- the LOC122569536 gene encoding anion exchange protein 2 isoform X3; protein product: MGQQLAERSCHLSDSSTCGHRRPDSGSAEHPGKRQHLKLIAAAAATATGETWTTPRESCLSLALVKGYRRSVTKVDHAATSLGKVVSFYGSMLLRICLPKEDPFDGNSSRTHQGRRPWRGNGTGARRGNGEGFRDGHRREVRRSPARFTLRIGWIRSKSRTRTIVAIWRSRLQPEGSTTEAGPEEENGQVLTGNGGGQETDTMDNGLYSSSVHNVDEETTEETENVASSESEAPISERAASGISDSPTIGSPRVQFEKIKEEEVPTFKRDEVPNVGVAVNHDEDRKCRRHQKHEHKRHHHKSRKYSLQEDPQWRKRSGAGLPDGSSVFTRRVSVQPEEASTLQELDIDDLESHRSDDPRGMRRHKAAHSTVQIGRKKEGGIPHDTFKKMYDHSPHEVFVQLDELYGMGEEREWRETARWIKYEEDVEEGADRWGRPHVASLSFHSLLNLRRCLETGVVLLDLEEKDLPGLAYRVVEQMVIEELILAEDRPVVMRALLLRHRHVHDHDRGFRFGGKRNYSSYTSLQSVCLEEEDAEREASENHVTQHNLNDTKPKIVSSNLALDSNHTVVDMKEELTYTSSNEDLKKSHNDYILKRIPAGAEATVVLVGAVDFLDQPTIAFVRLAEGVFIPSITEVTIPVRFMFTLLGPRNADLDYHEIGRSIATLMANTSFHKVAYKANERRELLSAINEFLDDSIVLPPGDWERQALLPFNELKAKSEAIRKRKAKALEDKTKQIQNEMAVKKVLLAGEEEKKPPDDDDPLRRTRRPFGCLINDIKRRYPYYLSDFTDGLSSSCLAAAIFMYFAALCTAITFGGLMSDKTHNVIGISETLISGSWTGVVMALFSTQPLVIIGTTGPLLLFDESLYNFCLANGLEFLTVRVYVGAWMGIIALAIACVEGSVLVRLFTRFTEEIFTGLISILYIVETFIKLYNYFVKNPLLDEYSFIPETNETFYEDLNVTEIKVVSPKTGEIISITSDKPQTLIPSHNAAGLLMNQPNTALMCTILCLGTFLGAYYLRIFRNSHYLGRSARRAFGDFGVPISIVVFALIDYLAKVKTEKLLVPEGLTPTMPNRDWIVSPAGIHKPIPLWMAMACIVPALLVYILVFMETQISELIIDKKERKLRKGNGYHMDIVVVCLMNVGCGLMGAPWCCAASVRSLTHVSAVTVMSRTHAPGDKPHIVEVKEQRVSALLVAVLIGISVLMAPLLRRVPMSVLLGVFLYMGISSTNGVQLFDRVKLFFMPVKHHGTANYVRRVQTYKMHIFTLVQILCLAILWIVKSTRAALALPFFLILMIPLRAQMRHFFTAAELRALDSKGSEHESTEDEPDFYEEAPLPG
- the LOC122569536 gene encoding anion exchange protein 2 isoform X1, whose translation is MARPPRKIAPANEKKCSVLFEKRWKLVPCMQSLYCPLAERSCHLSDSSTCGHRRPDSGSAEHPGKRQHLKLIAAAAATATGETWTTPRESCLSLALVKGYRRSVTKVDHAATSLGKVVSFYGSMLLRICLPKEDPFDGNSSRTHQGRRPWRGNGTGARRGNGEGFRDGHRREVRRSPARFTLRIGWIRSKSRTRTIVAIWRSRLQPEGSTTEAGPEEENGQVLTGNGGGQETDTMDNGLYSSSVHNVDEETTEETENVASSESEAPISERAASGISDSPTIGSPRVQFEKIKEEEVPTFKRDEVPNVGVAVNHDEDRKCRRHQKHEHKRHHHKSRKYSLQEDPQWRKRSGAGLPDGSSVFTRRVSVQPEEASTLQELDIDDLESHRSDDPRGMRRHKAAHSTVQIGRKKEGGIPHDTFKKMYDHSPHEVFVQLDELYGMGEEREWRETARWIKYEEDVEEGADRWGRPHVASLSFHSLLNLRRCLETGVVLLDLEEKDLPGLAYRVVEQMVIEELILAEDRPVVMRALLLRHRHVHDHDRGFRFGGKRNYSSYTSLQSVCLEEEDAEREASENHVTQHNLNDTKPKIVSSNLALDSNHTVVDMKEELTYTSSNEDLKKSHNDYILKRIPAGAEATVVLVGAVDFLDQPTIAFVRLAEGVFIPSITEVTIPVRFMFTLLGPRNADLDYHEIGRSIATLMANTSFHKVAYKANERRELLSAINEFLDDSIVLPPGDWERQALLPFNELKAKSEAIRKRKAKALEDKTKQIQNEMAVKKVLLAGEEEKKPPDDDDPLRRTRRPFGCLINDIKRRYPYYLSDFTDGLSSSCLAAAIFMYFAALCTAITFGGLMSDKTHNVIGISETLISGSWTGVVMALFSTQPLVIIGTTGPLLLFDESLYNFCLANGLEFLTVRVYVGAWMGIIALAIACVEGSVLVRLFTRFTEEIFTGLISILYIVETFIKLYNYFVKNPLLDEYSFIPETNETFYEDLNVTEIKVVSPKTGEIISITSDKPQTLIPSHNAAGLLMNQPNTALMCTILCLGTFLGAYYLRIFRNSHYLGRSARRAFGDFGVPISIVVFALIDYLAKVKTEKLLVPEGLTPTMPNRDWIVSPAGIHKPIPLWMAMACIVPALLVYILVFMETQISELIIDKKERKLRKGNGYHMDIVVVCLMNVGCGLMGAPWCCAASVRSLTHVSAVTVMSRTHAPGDKPHIVEVKEQRVSALLVAVLIGISVLMAPLLRRVPMSVLLGVFLYMGISSTNGVQLFDRVKLFFMPVKHHGTANYVRRVQTYKMHIFTLVQILCLAILWIVKSTRAALALPFFLILMIPLRAQMRHFFTAAELRALDSKGSEHESTEDEPDFYEEAPLPG
- the LOC122569536 gene encoding band 3 anion transport protein isoform X4, which translates into the protein MPEAAANSSGKSFLQRASGKVLRWLRRSLRTSHQVDGHGAETGPELDEEMEKVFAMDTGEKFDVALLGSPSESAGSDRNRERGPSSRYGDRDFNQHRKRSYPHPHMPLKSLHSRSMRRHLSPEGSTTEAGPEEENGQVLTGNGGGQETDTMDNGLYSSSVHNVDEETTEETENVASSESEAPISERAASGISDSPTIGSPRVQFEKIKEEEVPTFKRDEVPNVGVAVNHDEDRKCRRHQKHEHKRHHHKSRKYSLQEDPQWRKRSGAGLPDGSSVFTRRVSVQPEEASTLQELDIDDLESHRSDDPRGMRRHKAAHSTVQIGRKKEGGIPHDTFKKMYDHSPHEVFVQLDELYGMGEEREWRETARWIKYEEDVEEGADRWGRPHVASLSFHSLLNLRRCLETGVVLLDLEEKDLPGLAYRVVEQMVIEELILAEDRPVVMRALLLRHRHVHDHDRGFRFGGKRNYSSYTSLQSVCLEEEDAEREASENHVTQHNLNDTKPKIVSSNLALDSNHTVVDMKEELTYTSSNEDLKKSHNDYILKRIPAGAEATVVLVGAVDFLDQPTIAFVRLAEGVFIPSITEVTIPVRFMFTLLGPRNADLDYHEIGRSIATLMANTSFHKVAYKANERRELLSAINEFLDDSIVLPPGDWERQALLPFNELKAKSEAIRKRKAKALEDKTKQIQNEMAVKKVLLAGEEEKKPPDDDDPLRRTRRPFGCLINDIKRRYPYYLSDFTDGLSSSCLAAAIFMYFAALCTAITFGGLMSDKTHNVIGISETLISGSWTGVVMALFSTQPLVIIGTTGPLLLFDESLYNFCLANGLEFLTVRVYVGAWMGIIALAIACVEGSVLVRLFTRFTEEIFTGLISILYIVETFIKLYNYFVKNPLLDEYSFIPETNETFYEDLNVTEIKVVSPKTGEIISITSDKPQTLIPSHNAAGLLMNQPNTALMCTILCLGTFLGAYYLRIFRNSHYLGRSARRAFGDFGVPISIVVFALIDYLAKVKTEKLLVPEGLTPTMPNRDWIVSPAGIHKPIPLWMAMACIVPALLVYILVFMETQISELIIDKKERKLRKGNGYHMDIVVVCLMNVGCGLMGAPWCCAASVRSLTHVSAVTVMSRTHAPGDKPHIVEVKEQRVSALLVAVLIGISVLMAPLLRRVPMSVLLGVFLYMGISSTNGVQLFDRVKLFFMPVKHHGTANYVRRVQTYKMHIFTLVQILCLAILWIVKSTRAALALPFFLILMIPLRAQMRHFFTAAELRALDSKGSEHESTEDEPDFYEEAPLPG
- the LOC122569536 gene encoding band 3 anion transport protein isoform X6 gives rise to the protein MPEAAANSSGKSFLQRASGKVLRWLRRSLRTSHQVDGHGAETGPELDEEMEKVFAMDTGEKFDVALLGSPSESAGSDRNRERGPSSRYGDRDFNQHRKRSYPHPHMPLKSLHSRSMRRHLSPEGSTTEAGPEEENGQVLTGNGGGQETDTMDNGLYSSSVHNVDEETTEETENVASSESEAPISERAASGISDSPTIGSPRVQFEKIKEEEVPTFKRDEVPNVGVAVNHDEDRKCRRHQKHEHKRHHHKSRKYSLQEDPQWRKRSGAGLPDGSSVFTRRVSVQPEEASTLQELDIDDLESHRSDDPRGMRRHKAAHSTVQIGRKKEGGIPHDTFKKMYDHSPHEVFVQLDELYGMGEEREWRETARWIKYEEDVEEGADRWGRPHVASLSFHSLLNLRRCLETGVVLLDLEEKDLPGLAYRVVEQMVIEELILAEDRPVVMRALLLRHRHVHDHDRGFRFGGKRNYSSYTSLQNLNDTKPKIVSSNLALDSNHTVVDMKEELTYTSSNEDLKKSHNDYILKRIPAGAEATVVLVGAVDFLDQPTIAFVRLAEGVFIPSITEVTIPVRFMFTLLGPRNADLDYHEIGRSIATLMANTSFHKVAYKANERRELLSAINEFLDDSIVLPPGDWERQALLPFNELKAKSEAIRKRKAKALEDKTKQIQNEMAVKKVLLAGEEEKKPPDDDDPLRRTRRPFGCLINDIKRRYPYYLSDFTDGLSSSCLAAAIFMYFAALCTAITFGGLMSDKTHNVIGISETLISGSWTGVVMALFSTQPLVIIGTTGPLLLFDESLYNFCLANGLEFLTVRVYVGAWMGIIALAIACVEGSVLVRLFTRFTEEIFTGLISILYIVETFIKLYNYFVKNPLLDEYSFIPETNETFYEDLNVTEIKVVSPKTGEIISITSDKPQTLIPSHNAAGLLMNQPNTALMCTILCLGTFLGAYYLRIFRNSHYLGRSARRAFGDFGVPISIVVFALIDYLAKVKTEKLLVPEGLTPTMPNRDWIVSPAGIHKPIPLWMAMACIVPALLVYILVFMETQISELIIDKKERKLRKGNGYHMDIVVVCLMNVGCGLMGAPWCCAASVRSLTHVSAVTVMSRTHAPGDKPHIVEVKEQRVSALLVAVLIGISVLMAPLLRRVPMSVLLGVFLYMGISSTNGVQLFDRVKLFFMPVKHHGTANYVRRVQTYKMHIFTLVQILCLAILWIVKSTRAALALPFFLILMIPLRAQMRHFFTAAELRALDSKGSEHESTEDEPDFYEEAPLPG